Part of the Pseudodesulfovibrio mercurii genome is shown below.
CGGGCGAAGCTCAGGGCGCCCTCCTGATCGACGATGCCGGGCAGGAGGATGCCGAACTCGTCCCCGCCCAGCCGGGCCAGGGTGTCGGACTCGCGGGTGCGCTGGCGCAACCGGCCCGCCACCAGGCGCAACAGTTCGTCGCCGGTCTGGTGACCGTGGGTGTCGTTGACCCGCTTGAAGTGGTCGAGATCGACGAAGAGCACGGCCACCCTGGTCCCGTAGCGCTTGGCCACGGCCAGGGCGTGCTCCAGGCGGTCGAAGAAGCGGTGCCGGTTGGCGACGCCGGTCAGGCTGTCCAGGGTGGCCAGACGCTTGAGTTCCAGCTCCACGTTCTTGCGCTCGGTAATGTCCTCGAGGACCCCTTCTATGAACGCGCCGCCCGTTTCCGAGCGGATCATACGGGAGGACTCCGAACACCAGACAACCTTGCCGTCGCGCCGTTGCAGGCGGAACTCGAAGCCGGTCACGGCCCCGTCGCGCTCCATGCGCTCCCGGTAGTGCCGCCGGTCGTTCTCCTCGACCATGAAGCGGTCCCGGAAACCGGATCGGCCGACCACCTCCTCCACGCGCTCGTAGCCGAGGATGCGCAGCATGGCCGGGTTGGCCTCCAGGAACGCCCCTTCCGGGGTGCACTGAAAGATGCCTTCGATGGCCCGCTCGAAGATGGAGCGGTATTTTTCCTCGGCCACGCTCAGGGCGGCCTCGGTGCGGCGGCGCTGTTCCACCTCCCGCTCCAGGAGGACCTTCTGGCGGTGCATCTCGAGGAACGCCTTGACCTTGCTGATGAGGACGTCCACGTCCACGGGCCGGAACAGGTAGTCCACGGCCCCGGTCTCGTAACCCTGACGGACGTTCTCCTCGTCCTGGAAAATGGCGGTGATGAAGATGATCGGCACGTGGCGGCTGCGCTCGTGCTCCTTGATCCTGGCCGCGGCCTCGTAGCCGTTCATGCCGGGCATCTGGATGTCCATCAGGATCAGGGCGAAGTCGTCGCCGCGGGCCAGCTCCACGGCCTCCAGACCGCCGTCCGCCTGGACGACCTCGCACTCCACGTCGCGGAGCATGTGGTTGAGCAGGGCCAGGTTGGTCCGGGAGTCATCGACGATGAGAATCTTCTGCGGGTCGGTCATGCTCCCTCCTCAGGCGGTCTCTCCCTGGGGCGCGGCCGCCTTCACCAGGCGCACGCCGCCCTCCACGGGTTCCCCCTTGAGGACGAAGTCGAAGCGGTCCAGGTCCATGCACAGCTCGAAGTCCTCCTCCGGGCAGTCGTCACGGGCGTCGTCGAAGAACTTGGCCGCCGTGTCCACATCCCGCAGGAACTTCTTCAACGTCTTGAAACTGTTGGGATAGTCCTCGAGCTCGTTCTTGATGTACATGGCGCACATCATGTCCTCCTGAGCGCGCATGACCCCGCCGGTGCCCATGGCCACCAGGGTGACGACCTCGGGATTCCTGGCCCGGACGTAGTCCACCACGGCCTGGGCGTTGACAAAGGAGCCCATGATGACCTCGTCGGCATCGGTGCAGACCATGAGCCCGCGCGTGCCCGCGTTGGTCACGTGGATCAGGGTCTCGCCCCGGATGTCCGCCTGTTCGATGAGCGCCGGGGAGTTGAGGTAGTCGAACTCGCGCGGCGGGACGTCCACCAGCTCGCCGATGACCTTGCCGCCGCGCTCGGCGGCCATGGACCGGGCCCGCTCGAAGCTGTCGGTGACGATGTACTCCGCCGCGCCCCCGGCCACCAGGAAGCAGCCCAGGGTGGTGGACCGGAACACGTCCACGATGACGACCAGACCCTTGGCGCGCTGCGCGCCGGACAAACACTCCACCACGTTCACGATCATCGGAAAATCCTGTGGGTTCTGCACCGGGCGGCCCGCTCCAAATCACCTCAACCGCTTGAATCTCATGCGGAACATGGTCGCCCGAAAACGTTTTACCATCTCTCTTAAACCGGCAACGCGGCAACAGTAAAGGGTTTTCCATCCGGTTGACGGACCGCTCATTTTATTGCAAACCAGCGACATGATGAAAAATCGCGTACTGGTCACCGGCGGCTCGGGGTTCCTCGGCTCGCACCTGTGCGAACGGCTCCTGGACATGGGCCGCGAGGTCATCTGCGTGGACAACTTCTTCACCGGGAGCAAGGCCAACATCCTGCACCTGCTGGACAATCCCTATTTCGAGGTCATCCGGCACGACATCACCTTCCCCCTCTACGTGGAGGTGGACGAGATCTACAACCTGGCCTGCCCGGCCTCGCCCATCCACTACCAGCACGACCCGGTCCAGACCACCAAGACCTCGGTCCACGGGGCCATCAACATGCTCGGCCTGGCCAAGCGGCTCAGGGCACGAATCTTCCAGGCCTCCACCTCCGAGGTCTACGGCGATCCCGAGGTCCATCCCCAGGCCGAGGGCTACTGGGGCAACGTAAACCCCATCGGCCTGCGTTCCTGCTACGACGAGGGCAAGCGGTGCGCCGAGACCCTGTTCTTCGACTACCACCGGCAGCACCGGCTGCGCATCAAGGTCTGCCGCATCTTCAACACCTACGGCCCGCACATGGCCATGGACGACGGCCGGGTGGTCTCCAACTTCGTGGTCCAGGCCCTCCGGGGCGAGGACCTGACCATCTACGGCAGCGGCGAGCAGACCCGCAGCTTCTGCTACGTCTCGGACCTGGTGGACGGCATGGTCCGGTTCATGGAGGACACGGACGACGCCTTCATCGGCCCCATGAACCTGGGCAACCCCGACGAGTGCACCATCCGCGAGCTGGCCGAAACGATCATCGACCTGACCGGCTCGGCCTCGAAAATCCGGTATACCCCCCTGCCCTCGGACGACCCCCTGCAACGCAGGCCGGACATCGGTCTCGCCCGCGAGACCCTGGGCTGGAAGCCCGTCGTGGACCTGCGCGCGGGCCTGGCCCGGACCATCGAATACTTCGAGGGCGTGCTCCGCTCCCTGTAGGCGCTCCCCGCGACAACGGCGAAGGGGCCGGGGGACGCAACGTCCCCCGGCCCCTTCGCCGTTGTCGTCCGGGTTATTTCCCGTCCAGCAGCCCCTCGACCATCTCCACGTAGGGATCGAGCCCGGACAGGACGTGGTCCGGCCACTGGAACGGGCCGGGCCGGGACTCGCCCGCCGCACGCAGAACCACCTCGGCCATGGCCGCCTCGTCCGCCGGGTCCGGGAAGACCCAGCGCTGCGGCAGGAAGCGGGCCGAGCCGTTCAGAGCGCTGGACAGGGACCGGCAGCCGCAGGCCAAGGCCTCCAGCGCGGCGTTGGAGCAGGCGTCGTAGAACGAGGCCAGGATGAAGACATCGGCCGCGCGGTAGAAGGCGGGCATGTCGTCCACCCTCCCCAGGAAGCGCACCCGGTCGGCCACGCCGAGGTCGCGGGCCAGCCGCTCGTACTTGGCGGGGTTGCGCCCCCCGGCCACGCGCAGGACGTAGTTTTCGGGCAGCCGCGCGAGCATGCCCACCAGGTGCCGGACGCCCTTGAGGGCGAAGTTGGTGGCCGCCGTGGCCACCACCACCTGGTCCTCGGCGATGTGCGAGGCGGCCCGCAGCCGCAGCCGCTCCTGGTCGCCGATGGGCGAGAAGCGCTCCAGGTCCGGACGGTTGTAGATCACCGCGATGTCGTCCCGGTTCAGGTGGGGATGGGACTCCACCAGCCAGTCGCGGACCAGGTCCGACACGCAGACGAGGTGCGGGGTGCGGCGCATGCGGATGCGATCGATGACGTGGATGGCCCAGTTGCCGGGCGACAGCCGCCTGCGGAGCATCTTGAAGGAGCGGGCGAACCCCCTGGGCCAGGCACGTTTGGACAGTTCCCAGAATTTGGAGATGGGGCCGCCGCCGATGCGCAGGATGTCCTGGTTCAGGGTCTTGCCCATGCCGAAGACCAGGTCGTAGTCCCCCCTGCGGCAGGCCCTGTCCGCCGCAAAGGCGAACCACAGGACCTTGACCAGGCGGAACCCCCCGAACCGGCCCAGGACCACGGGCTCCACCCCTTCGGGCGGATCGGTCTCGCAGCGGGCGCAGATGAAGTCCACCTCGTGGCCGCGCGCGGCCAACGCCTCGCTCAGCCGCCAGGCAAAGGATTCCGCGCCGCCGTACCGGCTCAGTCTGGGCATGGTCACGGCCAGCCGCCCTGTTCTCAACGCCTTTTCCATGAAGTGAACTCTCGAACCTTTTTTATGGTTTGGCAACCGTGGAGTTGCCCGCCGGGCCAAAGACGGCTATGCATTCCGAAAAATCCGAAGGAACGCCATGTTTTTCAGCACCCCCGCCCCGGACCTGCACCTCTTCCTGCTCATCAACCAGCACTGGCACTGCGCCCTGCTGGACACCGTCATGCCGCTCTTCTCGTCCATGGCCGTGCTCATGGTCCTGCTCGTGGCCGCCGTGGGCCTGGCCGTGCTCAAGGGCGGCAGGAGGCAGCTGCTCCTGTTCCTCGTCCTGCTCGTCGGCATGGGCGTCTCGGACTTCTCCACCAACCTGGTCAAGCACCAGATCCACCGGGTCCGCCCGCTCAACGAGGTGGCCGGGACCCGCTATGTGGAAAACGGGGAGTGGCGCACCCGGCCGGACACCTTTGTCCGCACCAAGGAGAACGGCACCTCCTACCCCTCGGGCCACGCGGCCAACACCATGACCCTGGCCCTGCTCGCCGTGCTCCTGTGGCCGAAGCTCCGGCTGTGGCCCCTGCTGGTCCCGCTGGTGACGGGCTATTCCCGCCTCTACCTGGGCAAGCACTACCCCACGGACGTCCTCGCCGGATGGCTTTGGGGCGTAGTCGTGGCGGGACTGGTCTGGCTCCTGTGGAAGGAGCTCACGCGCCGTTTTCCGGCCCTGCGCCCGGAGTGATTCGCCAATCGTCAATTTCCTCGCCGCCGAACAACGGACTACTCGTCCCATCGAACGACGGACTATTCGTCCGCGTCCTCCGAAACCCCGGCCTGCCTGCGGTAGCGCCGGTAGACCCGGATGCCCAGCCAGCCCGAGACCACGAAGAGCACGACGCTCATGCCCACGGACAGGATCACGCCCTCGGTGGACTCGCGGTTCATGCCCGCACCGAACAGGGCGAAGATGAAATTCTGCGGGATATAGCCCAGGGTCGAGCCGAGCACGAAGGGCATGAGCGGGATGGAGCTCACCCCGGCGGCCAGGTTGGTGATCAGGTTGGACCCCAGGGGGAACAGCCGGATGGCCAGGGCCGTGTTGAACGGCTCGTGCTGGAGGAAGTGGTTGATCTTGTGCACGCGCGGGCCGAGCTTGCGCTCCACCAGGTCTCGGCCGCCCATGCGGGCGTAGAGCGCGGCCATGGCGCAGCCCAGTCCCGCGCCCACGGTGGACAGCACCGTGCCGCTGAAGGTCCCGAAGGCGAAGCCGCCCAGAAAGCCGATGAGCTGGCGGGGCAGTCCCACGGCGGTGAAGACCGCGCCCACGGCCAGAAAGATGACCACGGACAGCGGGCCGCGTCCGAGGATGTGGTCGTTGAACCACTGGGTGTTGGCGAGCATGTCGCCCAGCCCCAGGTACCGGGAGAGGTACACGGCCCCGCCGAGGATGGCCAGCATGACCAAGCCCTTGGTCAGGGACTTGAAATTCAGGTTGGAGTCGCGCTTATCCGAGGTCATTTCGCTCACGTTGCATGCAGTAGTACAGGGCCAGCAGGCAGGCCTGGCCGATGACGAACAGCGGGTCGCGCTGGGCGAACCCGTAGGCCAGCCCGGCCAATCCGGAGCCCCCCAGGGCCGCCAGCACCGGGCGCGCCGGAGGTTGTACGCCTTTCCCGCGCATTCGTAAAATCGCGATGCGCACGAAAAACGCCCCCTGCACGACCACGACGAGGGCCAGGAGCCACCAGTGGTCGGGCAGGGTCATGCCTATTTCTTCTCTTTGACGGTGTAGCCGATGTGCCGGGTGATGAGCCACTTGACCCCGATGAGGTCCCAGATGCCCGCCAGGGCCCGGTCCAGGGTGCCGTACTTGGACACGCCCGCCCCGCGCTGCCGGTGGTTGACCTTGACCTCGTGGATGCGCGCGCCCTCCATCTTCATCAAAATGGGGAAATAGCGGTGCATGTTCTTGAACCGGGGGATGCGGCGCAGCAGGTCCGTGCGCATGACCTTGAGGGAGCAGCCGGTGTCGTGCACGCCGTCGTCCACGATGGAGTCGCGGATCCTGTTGGCGATGCGCGAGGAGATGCGCTTGATGAAGGTGTCGCGGCGCCTGGCCCGCCAGCCGATGACCATCTCGCAGTCCCGGCCGAAGGCGGCGAGCATGTCCGGGATGTCGGCCGGGTCGTTCTGGAGGTCCGCGTCCATGGTGACCACGATGTCCGACTCCACGGCGTCGAACCCGGCGCAGAAGGCGGCGGACTGGCCCCTGTTCTCGGCAAAGGCCACGTAGCGCACCTCGGGGTGTTCGGCGGCCAGGTCGCGGATGATGTCGAGGCTCCGGTCCGTGCTGCAATCGTCCACGAACACGGCCTCCCAGGGACGGCCCGTGGAATCGGCCGCCGCCCGGATCTCGGCGAACAGGGTCTGAAGGTTGTCCTGCTCGTTGTAGACCGGCAGGACCACGGAAAACTTTTCGGCGTTGCTCATAGGGGTGATTCTCTACGGAATTCGGGAAGGGTTGTAAACTTTTTGCTGGTCCTTTCCCCGCCGGACCGCAGTTTTCGCGGCCCGAAAAATATTTTTTGGAATTTCTCTAAATTTGCTGTTGACAAAAATCCGTCACCAACCTAGATACAGCCTCTCACGTGTCGCGGGGTGGAGCAGTACGGTAGCTCGTCGGGCTCATAACCCGAAGGTCGTAGGTTCAAATCCTGCCCCCGCTACCAAAGAAATCAAGCGGTTGCATCTGAATGGATGCAACCGCTTCTTCTTTTTGTCCCCACGCCCCGGCCCTCAATACCGCTCGCCCGCGGCGGCGTCCGGGGGGAAGGCGGCGTCGATGCGCCCCAGTTCCTCCGGGGACAGACGGACCTCGACGGCGGCCGCGTTTTCGTCCAACCGTTCAACCCGGCGGGTGCCGGGGATGGGCACCACGTCCTCGCCCCGGGCGAGCAGCCAGGCCAGGGCCAGCTGGGCCGGGGTGCAGCCCTTGTTCCGGGCCAGGCTTTCCACGGCCTCGACCAGCCTGAGGTTCCGGGCGAAATTCTCCTCCGAAAAACGCGGGTTCTCCAACCGCCAGTCGTCCGGGCTCAGTTCGCTTCGGCTCTTGATCTTCCCGGTCAGGAAGCCCCGGCCCATGGGGCTGTAGGCGACCAACCCGATGCCCAGCTCACGGCAGGCGTCCAGGACCTCGCCCTCGACCTCGCGGGTCCACAGGGAATATTCGTACTGGAGCGCGGCGATGGAATGCACCCCGGCGGCGCGCCGCAGCTCGTCGGCCGAGAGCTCGCACAGACCCAGATGCCGGACCTTGCCCTCCTCCACCAGCCGGGCCATGGCCCCCACGGTATCCTCGATGGGCGTGTCCGGGTCCATGCGGTGCTGATAATAGAGGTCGATGCGGTCCGTGCCCAGGCGGCGCAGGCTGGCCTCGCAGGCCCGGCGCACGTAATCCGGGCTTCCGTCCAGGCCGATGAAGTCGCCCGCCTCGTTGCGCACCACGCCGAACTTAGTGGCCAGGACGACCTCGTCCCGGCGGGCGGCAAGGACCTTGCCGAGCAGCCGTTCGTTCGCGCCCAGGCCGTACATGTCGGCCGTGTCCCAGAAGTTAACGCCCACGTCCAGGGCGTGTTCGAGGGTCGCCAGCGAGCGGCCCTCCTCCCTCGGCCCGTAGAAATCCGACATGCCCATGCAGCCGAGCCCGATGGCCGAAACCGTCGGGCCGTCGGTTCCCAATCGTCGCGTTTTCATGCCTGCCCCCTTTGGCGCGGGTGAAGCGGTTTTCCGGTTGCGCCGGGCCGTCACCCGCCCTGTTCCCTCGCCCCGGGCGCACCCTGCCCACCGGTATAGCATGCCCCGCCCGAAAAATGAAAGGGACCCGGCCGGAACCGGGTCCCCTTGTCGCACGATCAGGAGCTTCCCTACTTCATGGCCGCCCGGCCCAGGTGGTGCACGTCGGCCGTGACCTCCTTCAGGTGACAGACGGCGCAGTTGCCCTGGGCGCCTATGGCCCGGATGTTGCCCTGGTATTGCAGGGGCGCGATGTTGTCGCGGTTCGCGCCGTAGCGGTTCACCGCCGGGTAGTTGGCGTGCGGACTGTTGTGGCAGGCGATGCACAGCATCCTGCCCGTCTTGTCCGGACTGTTGCGGTAGAGGGTGTCCCCGCCCGTGGTCCAGGTGTTGAACCCGAGGGAAGTCTTGGCGTCCGGCTTGACATTGGGGTCCACGTGGCAGGTCCGGCAGTCCGGCTCCTGCATCCACGGCAGGCGCGGGTTGATGGCGGCCAGGTTCTCGGCGGAGCGCGGGGTCAGGTGGGCCATGAGCCGACCGGCCCGCTGCTTGCCCTGCTCCTGTTCACGCTTGAGCAGAGACAAGGCGTGGTCCTCCAGGTAGCCGTGGCAGCGCACGCAGCCGATGTCCGCCTGGGCGTGCACCCCGCGCAGGCACTTGGTCGGGCCGTCGGGCCGGTTGGGATGGCAGTAGGCGCACGCCTCGGAGCCCCGGCCGGACAGGAAGTTGGCGTGGAAGCCGTGGATGGCCGCCGGCAGGTTCAGGAGGGCGGGGTTGCCCTCGGCCCCCAGGACCGGGTCCGGATGGCAGCTCTGGCAGAGCCGGGGCTTGCCTCCCTCGGCGGACGCGGCCAGCTCGGTGTTGCTCAGGCGGTCGTGGGACCGGAGCACGTTGCGTCCGGTCGTCCGCGAGATGCCCGCCAGGTCGTCCACCTTCCACGGGCCGCCGTGGCAGTTCCGGCAGCCCATCTCCGTGGACGTGGGGGCCACGGCCCTGGTCGCGGCCAGGAGCCTGCCCGTGCCCTTTTCGCGGGCCACCACCGTGAAGACGGGATAGGGGTTGAAGCCGCCGTCCGCCGGGTACGGCTCCACCGGGATGAGCTTGGCCTCGAAGCAGTTGAGCTCGCCGTTCTCGTGCATGGGCCCGATCAGGCCGCAACCGGCCAGCCCCACATTGTCCTCTGGCCGCGCCCCGAACAGGCACTCCGCGTGTTCCCAGAACAGGGACGCCCTGGCCGGTTCCTCGAAGCCCGGCTCCACGTGGTAGGAGAGCTCCACGCCCTCGGTGACCACCTCGGGCTTGTCGCCCCGCCGGATCAGCTGGGCGAAGAGGTCGTTGGCGGGCGGCAGCAGGACCCACTCGGCATAGCTGTCCGAGATGCAGTGCATGCCCAGGTTGTTCCAGGCGAGCAGGACGTACTCGTCCTTGTCGCGGTCGAAGGGCGGAATGTCCACGGTCAGTTGCGGAGGCGTCCAGGCCCGGTTGCCGGGCTTGCCGCCGTGCAGGCCGTCCACGATGTACGCGGCCAGGGCCAGCCGCTCCTGGTCCGTGCCCGCCCACGGCGGCATGACCGGGGTGA
Proteins encoded:
- a CDS encoding TVP38/TMEM64 family protein, yielding MTSDKRDSNLNFKSLTKGLVMLAILGGAVYLSRYLGLGDMLANTQWFNDHILGRGPLSVVIFLAVGAVFTAVGLPRQLIGFLGGFAFGTFSGTVLSTVGAGLGCAMAALYARMGGRDLVERKLGPRVHKINHFLQHEPFNTALAIRLFPLGSNLITNLAAGVSSIPLMPFVLGSTLGYIPQNFIFALFGAGMNRESTEGVILSVGMSVVLFVVSGWLGIRVYRRYRRQAGVSEDADE
- a CDS encoding UDP-glucuronic acid decarboxylase family protein produces the protein MMKNRVLVTGGSGFLGSHLCERLLDMGREVICVDNFFTGSKANILHLLDNPYFEVIRHDITFPLYVEVDEIYNLACPASPIHYQHDPVQTTKTSVHGAINMLGLAKRLRARIFQASTSEVYGDPEVHPQAEGYWGNVNPIGLRSCYDEGKRCAETLFFDYHRQHRLRIKVCRIFNTYGPHMAMDDGRVVSNFVVQALRGEDLTIYGSGEQTRSFCYVSDLVDGMVRFMEDTDDAFIGPMNLGNPDECTIRELAETIIDLTGSASKIRYTPLPSDDPLQRRPDIGLARETLGWKPVVDLRAGLARTIEYFEGVLRSL
- a CDS encoding glycosyltransferase family 4 protein; translated protein: MEKALRTGRLAVTMPRLSRYGGAESFAWRLSEALAARGHEVDFICARCETDPPEGVEPVVLGRFGGFRLVKVLWFAFAADRACRRGDYDLVFGMGKTLNQDILRIGGGPISKFWELSKRAWPRGFARSFKMLRRRLSPGNWAIHVIDRIRMRRTPHLVCVSDLVRDWLVESHPHLNRDDIAVIYNRPDLERFSPIGDQERLRLRAASHIAEDQVVVATAATNFALKGVRHLVGMLARLPENYVLRVAGGRNPAKYERLARDLGVADRVRFLGRVDDMPAFYRAADVFILASFYDACSNAALEALACGCRSLSSALNGSARFLPQRWVFPDPADEAAMAEVVLRAAGESRPGPFQWPDHVLSGLDPYVEMVEGLLDGK
- a CDS encoding diguanylate cyclase domain-containing protein → MTDPQKILIVDDSRTNLALLNHMLRDVECEVVQADGGLEAVELARGDDFALILMDIQMPGMNGYEAAARIKEHERSRHVPIIFITAIFQDEENVRQGYETGAVDYLFRPVDVDVLISKVKAFLEMHRQKVLLEREVEQRRRTEAALSVAEEKYRSIFERAIEGIFQCTPEGAFLEANPAMLRILGYERVEEVVGRSGFRDRFMVEENDRRHYRERMERDGAVTGFEFRLQRRDGKVVWCSESSRMIRSETGGAFIEGVLEDITERKNVELELKRLATLDSLTGVANRHRFFDRLEHALAVAKRYGTRVAVLFVDLDHFKRVNDTHGHQTGDELLRLVAGRLRQRTRESDTLARLGGDEFGILLPGIVDQEGALSFARDLLEVVRQPYEVGGLPLTIGATVGISFYPEDGRDTVTLISRADAAMYGAKKRGRSDFGTFAEYDGPE
- a CDS encoding lipid A biosynthesis domain-containing protein: MTLPDHWWLLALVVVVQGAFFVRIAILRMRGKGVQPPARPVLAALGGSGLAGLAYGFAQRDPLFVIGQACLLALYYCMQRERNDLG
- a CDS encoding phosphatase PAP2 family protein — encoded protein: MFFSTPAPDLHLFLLINQHWHCALLDTVMPLFSSMAVLMVLLVAAVGLAVLKGGRRQLLLFLVLLVGMGVSDFSTNLVKHQIHRVRPLNEVAGTRYVENGEWRTRPDTFVRTKENGTSYPSGHAANTMTLALLAVLLWPKLRLWPLLVPLVTGYSRLYLGKHYPTDVLAGWLWGVVVAGLVWLLWKELTRRFPALRPE
- a CDS encoding multiheme c-type cytochrome; translation: MQYPIWELTTFGGGFFIALVAVVHVFVAHFAVGGGLFLPVFETLAAKLRSAPLLEYVKRHTRFFLLLTMVFGGMTGVGIWITISVIAPQATSTLIHTFVFAWATEWVFFLAEIVSLLIYHYRFDRMDRRSHLIIGWLYFVFAWLSLFMINGIIGFMLTPGAWLTGGGFWAGFFNPSFWPGLCFRTAMALMIAGLFGFLTAHRIEDEETRELVYRCCARWTIVPVVLAVGFGWWYFSVLPPEALERLTVKAARMTAFYRLIPFLAAGLFVLGSVMILRLRREARISLSLILLLLGFGFIGTFEFLREAARKPYVIHGYMYSNQIRTADLDGLRESGLLASAGWARVGPITEANRLEAGRVLFQLQCASCHSIGGPMNDILPLTAQYPLVGMDAKIAGMGRITPVMPPWAGTDQERLALAAYIVDGLHGGKPGNRAWTPPQLTVDIPPFDRDKDEYVLLAWNNLGMHCISDSYAEWVLLPPANDLFAQLIRRGDKPEVVTEGVELSYHVEPGFEEPARASLFWEHAECLFGARPEDNVGLAGCGLIGPMHENGELNCFEAKLIPVEPYPADGGFNPYPVFTVVAREKGTGRLLAATRAVAPTSTEMGCRNCHGGPWKVDDLAGISRTTGRNVLRSHDRLSNTELAASAEGGKPRLCQSCHPDPVLGAEGNPALLNLPAAIHGFHANFLSGRGSEACAYCHPNRPDGPTKCLRGVHAQADIGCVRCHGYLEDHALSLLKREQEQGKQRAGRLMAHLTPRSAENLAAINPRLPWMQEPDCRTCHVDPNVKPDAKTSLGFNTWTTGGDTLYRNSPDKTGRMLCIACHNSPHANYPAVNRYGANRDNIAPLQYQGNIRAIGAQGNCAVCHLKEVTADVHHLGRAAMK
- a CDS encoding 2-phosphosulfolactate phosphatase, with the protein product MIVNVVECLSGAQRAKGLVVIVDVFRSTTLGCFLVAGGAAEYIVTDSFERARSMAAERGGKVIGELVDVPPREFDYLNSPALIEQADIRGETLIHVTNAGTRGLMVCTDADEVIMGSFVNAQAVVDYVRARNPEVVTLVAMGTGGVMRAQEDMMCAMYIKNELEDYPNSFKTLKKFLRDVDTAAKFFDDARDDCPEEDFELCMDLDRFDFVLKGEPVEGGVRLVKAAAPQGETA
- a CDS encoding aldo/keto reductase is translated as MKTRRLGTDGPTVSAIGLGCMGMSDFYGPREEGRSLATLEHALDVGVNFWDTADMYGLGANERLLGKVLAARRDEVVLATKFGVVRNEAGDFIGLDGSPDYVRRACEASLRRLGTDRIDLYYQHRMDPDTPIEDTVGAMARLVEEGKVRHLGLCELSADELRRAAGVHSIAALQYEYSLWTREVEGEVLDACRELGIGLVAYSPMGRGFLTGKIKSRSELSPDDWRLENPRFSEENFARNLRLVEAVESLARNKGCTPAQLALAWLLARGEDVVPIPGTRRVERLDENAAAVEVRLSPEELGRIDAAFPPDAAAGERY
- a CDS encoding glycosyltransferase family 2 protein, translated to MSNAEKFSVVLPVYNEQDNLQTLFAEIRAAADSTGRPWEAVFVDDCSTDRSLDIIRDLAAEHPEVRYVAFAENRGQSAAFCAGFDAVESDIVVTMDADLQNDPADIPDMLAAFGRDCEMVIGWRARRRDTFIKRISSRIANRIRDSIVDDGVHDTGCSLKVMRTDLLRRIPRFKNMHRYFPILMKMEGARIHEVKVNHRQRGAGVSKYGTLDRALAGIWDLIGVKWLITRHIGYTVKEKK